The Primulina huaijiensis isolate GDHJ02 chromosome 6, ASM1229523v2, whole genome shotgun sequence genomic sequence catatttcatatcagaaaaactcgcaggttgcataactgcataaaatatcatatgcttaaaattttgagacaatatcatgttttaccaatgtaattcatgttttaaaaatctagtgacataaaatttgcctgtgggctaaaattttaattcaataagatttttctgtaactttacgataaaactatcaaaatgtatttttcttAACTCatgtgggtaaattaagaaaaatataatttgatattttaacctaattatttatataaatataataaaaatccttgtgaggtaaaatttattatgtttatataattaattacaattgttgtccattatgtgatccaaatctacttaatgcataattttccataattaaggatgctgtgcctattcctcaattatttaaaattatacggttcaccgaacaaaattttggctttactttaATACTTCATATAACAATTATTTAGTAACATAACCAACATTTTCCAAAGGTGCTcccaggaaagataggtagtgctaaggccctttaaatacctaactcctagtcagagcaacattcctcagggagaccagtggctagtcaaggcagtttaaaccgatctatgaagaactccctcagatcatgttttcttacgtcaccttataattattattcaatttcattatccacatttatgtgaatctttataagccaaaattttttattaaataactttatattcacatttttatttaatataaacaaatatgttccccatcagtttttctcttcaatcagagtagtgataaagtgaggatcacatttacGTGAAAATGNTacacatcaaacacttatccataatatttgacattatatctaacatgaaaaaataatttctaaacatgtattagaaaTTACATTGATCNCGAACTTGGAATTATTTcaatgtgtacaaattatttgaccaaatgctatatgtataccgaattatatatataacttaataacacttccatcattatttatttatttattattatatatttataataataaataaacaaattttttttaaaaaaaaaacgacaaTTTCAAAGAATTGTCAAAATATATGGGTCCCACATATTAATTGTGGGTCCcgcattaattattattattacttttttttaataaaaataatatgccGACACAACTTTGCATTATATATTGGTGTGAGTCCCATTCAATTTAATACTTTGTTTGAATAATTCGTATTTCACACTGAATTCAATTGCCTCAATCATCAATTTGCAATATTTCATTTTGCAAACTTTCGTCTTCTTCATCCTCCATTTTCAGAAAAAACCAGTAGCATCTTCTCCGAAAATTCTCATTTCATTTTTTCAAGATTCAAAGAAGAAATTCAAACTCCGATCGAGAACACAATTCTAAGGTAAgtttcttaatattattatgttcgatctttaaattttaagtttcttacgtaaaaattaaaattcttttcccaaaatttcatgatatgaaatcaaatatttttaaggcaGAGGTatatatgctctgataccaaacgTTATAgatttttatcaaaatcatgttttttacgtatatataaacatgatatataatatatgcgGAAGCAGATCGGGAATTACTTCCAGCCATTGAGAATTTttgatttctttgtttttcttctcggttgaagccttctaagcactccacccTCTCAATAGATGGTGTAAAtgtttcttatgaggtgtgtgcttagggacatcaatcgctctatttataggcgtttctcataccatcgatgagaAGGAGAGTCGCgtacgcatctaaattttcttggccGTCGCCAATTTCAATTTGTACACGCTACTTCTTTTAATATGTGTCACGTTTTTCTTACCACCAAACAAGAACCTATGCCTTGACAGTCATATGTATATCGTGATTCGTGAAACTACGACTCCTAAAGCATATTACATGGACTTCAATATGAAAGAAAATGTACTTATAATTTAGTAATCCTAATAAGGCCCCTAAATATAATATTCATCCTCTTTCCCCCTCACCAATTCTTACAAGAAAACGTTACAAACCTACAACATAAATCACAATAAAtgagaataaaaaatatcacGAATGCAAAATAAAGAACCTCAAGGAAAACGTTTTTATATTGCTCAAGGCAGTTCAAAAGCAATATCTCTTCATATTCATAATCACGATCGCTTCCTTCCCATGGATAATGTTGCAGGATAATTCCTTCTCCTTCTTCCTCTTCAATGGTATCTAAAAAAAATAGACAGTTGCCCGGAAAGATAAAAAGAGTCAAAAATCTGACGGAGCATCAAGTAAATGGAAGATCCAAATGCTTCTTACCTTCCAAATCATCTCCTACATTCTCTTTTTTTCATCATTCAGATCAGTATGTGCCTACAAAGGTAAAGCATACGTACAGTTTTTCTCAaggaaataaaacaaaaaaacttaGGAAATGCAAGATCATAGAGAAAAAGTAGGTAACAGACTCTAATGACTAACtggttttttcttcttctttctcaGACCAGCAAATGAAGTTTCAAGTCCATCAGAAACTGCATTACATCAATGAGCACAGAAAGTATCAACAGCCTATAGGATGGCGTTGTTAATGGTTGGACGACATTGTGATATCTAAAAAGTGAATGTACCAAACAAGCTCTCAGTTTTTTCGGCTAAAGCATCGACAGACTCCTCCTCGACTGGTTCTTGAATCACAggcttcttttttttcttcttttttgttgGATCAAAAGGAGCAAGCTGAAATGCAATAGGATATTAAACATCATATAACAAAAAATTGGCACATGCCAAAAATGTGGTTTTAATTTCCTCAATTTAATGAACCCAATAACCAGAAAGTCTGGATATTAAACAATCTTGATTACTGAAGTCGTCAGAAATTTATATTCCACGTGCTCATAGCCCAGCGAAAAGATCCATACTCGTTAATTCTAACCCAACACAAACCGCAGGCACACTCAGCCTGCTCCTATATCTCTATACAAAGCACAAGACATACAAGCGCAGAGCACATAGACATGAGAGTACATCTCTCACCTCATCCTTAACCTCCTCCTTGATCACGTCTTGATTTTCTTCTCCAGCCATTATCATACATATATCTGAAACGCAAACTGATCGTTAATAAATATTCAGAAACCATTTAAAGCACTGAATCGTTTTCCATCGTAAATCCAAAATTTTCCCGTCAAGTTAACGTagtcaaaattttccaaacacAAACCTTACGTTCTAATTACGCACAATTAACTACAGTTAATTCTTCCGTATGGTGATACCAAATTCAACTGAGGAACACCAAATCTTGAAATGGAACGACGGGAAAAAGGCAATAGCTTTACCTGTAACGGAAACTGGGGAATTCTTGCTGATATCCTGGTCAGCTTCGTATCCTACAACACTGTAGGCTTCACTGACttgatattaaattaaaaaatctcaatttttgtattaatattttatatgcaCTAACAAATAAGTAACACCAAAACATAATGGAAAATGCTATCTGTACATAATGGGTTACATAGAAGCTTACatgtaattattaattaattataaaattacaaataaaaccCTCACCCTAAATTGATAGAATACATATTCTATTAATTATTTCTTCTCCTATCTCAGCCCTCACTCCAAATCGATTGACTGTATCTTTCTTCTCCTCTCCCAACCCTCGCTTCCAAATCCATATGCGGTAAAGACGAAGAAAAAATTGAgatcataaaaatattctattGCTTATCGAGACGACCATCTATTCTCTCTGTTTTACATCTTTATTACTGTAAATTAAGGTTAGTTTTTTCTTCCAATTTGTTGTTTCGTTTGTTTTGGATGTAGATTCGTAAAAGAGATTGTAgattatttcgtttgttttggATGTTGTTTCTAATCCCTATTCTTCTCCgtctaaaataaattataataataatcacAATTGTAACTAATAATATCAGCCAGCCCAAATAATTCAAAAGTTCTAGCTTTGTTTGCTCTGTTTGTATACTTTCTGACATCCACATGTTATATCATATATGTGACGTATTATATAAAttgttaatttcaaattttaaaatatataacatcaaTTAGAGTGATGATGttgatatatatgtgtgtgtgtatattctaaaaaattaataaaatataccGAAGAACAAGATAGTTATTATACATCCCATTATAATATCTTCCCATTATATTTGGCTCCTTCTCCTTGCATTTACAGGACCCATATCCGACGAAGCTCTCTAATGTCTGACCCAGGTAATTGAATATCTCACATCTCATTTATGCTAcatttttacatatttaaattggaaataataacataaataaaaaaaaaaaaagagtttgtTTAACCCTCTGCAACCATCATTTATTAAAGAATATTTATAAgaatttgattcatgttttgtGTAGGTGCTTTAAATTCAGAAGATGGTGTTTTGGTGAATGTTGCACCTTTGTTTGCAGAAAAAAGTGAGACTGAGCCCAAGGttggaatgaaatttaaaaGTGAGAATGAAGTTTTTGAATTTTACAAGAAGTATGCATATCATGTTGGTTTTCCAGTTAGAAAAAGAACTTCACAGAAAAATAACGAAGGGGTTGTTACGTACGTTGCATTCACATGTAGCCGAGAAGGTCGTAAGTAATACAAGCACTACACTGAAGCCCCAACCAACAAGTCAAACTTGTTGTAAAGCTAGGTTGTCAGCTTGTTCAGATACTGCAGGAGTATGGAGCATTACCGGTGTTCATCTCGAGCACAATCACCAAACTAGTCCATCCAAATCCAGAGTATTTCGATGCTATCGTCAATTGGATGTTCACGTGAAACGACAACTAGAGGTGAATGATATAGCAGGTATTCCTCTCCATAAAAGTTATAACTCAGTTGTCGTTGAAGCAGGTGGATATGAGAAGATGACTTTCATTGAAAAAGATTGTCGAAATTATATTGATAAGGTCAGAAAATTAAGACTTGGAGAAGGAGATGCAGCTGCTATTCAAGCTTATTTCTCCAAAATGCAGTCATTTTCTCCTGGTTTTTTCTTTAGCTTTGATTTGGATGATGAGGGTCGattaaaaaatgtattttgGGCAGATAATAGATGTAGACAAGCTTATAAGGAATTTGGAGATGTAACTTTTGATACAACATACTTAACTAACAAGTACGACATGTCATTTGCTCCTTTCGTCGGTGTAAATCATCATGGACACTCGACACTACTTGGGTGTGGTCTACTTTCTAATGAAGATACAGAGACATTTGTCTGGTTGTTTAGGATATGGCTAGAGTGCATGGAATTTCAAGCACCTCAAGGGATAATCACTGATCAAGACAGGGCAATTCAGAATGCCATAGAAGTTGTATTTCCTAAATCAAAACATAGGTGGTGTTTATGGCATATACTTAAGAAATTACCTGAAAAATTTGGATATCATTGTCAAAAGGCTTCC encodes the following:
- the LOC140978744 gene encoding eukaryotic translation initiation factor 2 subunit beta-like gives rise to the protein MIMAGEENQDVIKEEVKDELAPFDPTKKKKKKKPVIQEPVEEESVDALAEKTESLFVSDGLETSFAGLRKKKKKPAHTDLNDEKKRM